The window ATGCCGGTGCAAAAAGCCAGCAGGCACACACCCATGGTGACGCCGGCCATCGTCAGGCTGCCGATGCGCCATACGCTCGGCTTCGGCGACGGCCGCACCTTATCCGTCGTCAATGACATGGAGAGAAAATCGCCGGTGATCATCACAATGACCATCAGCAGCGGAGTCAGGATCGCGTGCCCTGTCATGATCAGGCCGGCGATCAGGAAGAGCACCGTCACGATCTTCTTGACGATGGCATTCAGCGTGTAGGTGAGGATGCGCTGGAACGTGATTCGCCCTTCCTTGACCGCGGCGACGATGCCGGCGAGTCCGGGCTCGGTCAGCACCATACCGGCGGCCGATTTGGCGACGTCGGTTGCCGTCGAGACTGCGATGCCGATCTGCGCCTGGCGCAGCGCCGGCGCGTCATTGGCGCCATCGCCGCACATGCCGACCGTATGGTTAGCCTTCTGGAACGCCTTGACGAGCTTGTATTTATCTTCCGGAAGGACGCCGGCGAAGACCGCGAATTGCTCGGGGTGGACGCTGTCGGGGATTGGTCCGGGCGGGAAGACCGCACCATCGAGCCCCACCGCGTGAGCCACGATAGCCGCGGTCGCCGGCGCGTCGCCCGTCACCATCACGGTGCGAACGCCCAGCTCATGCAATTCGGCAATGAGTGCCCCCGCGTCTGAACGGGGCGGATCGCTCAGCGCAATGAGTCCTGCCAGCTTCATCGCCGTCTGCGGTCCCGCCGCCACCGCCAGAACCCGGAACCCCTGCCGCTCGAGTTCGTCCGCCGTGGCTGCTGCGGTCGGCGACGGTTGTGCGAGGCCGGTGACCACGGCAAAGGCGCCCTTCACGATACGTTGCGCAGCGCCGGTCGAATCGGTTGCGCTCGCCTCGGACGTCTTCTTCGCCGGATCGAAAGGCTCAAACTTGACCAGGGTCGGCGCATCGGAGACGCCCTTGCTCGCGGCGGCCGCGCGAATGGCCGCATCCACCGGGTCCTGCCCGCCATCCGCGCTCGCCAGCGCGGCCAGTGCCAAAACATGCGCCTCGTCGAAGCCGGGCATGGGATGAACCGTCGTCACCGTCAGCGCATTCTGGGTCAGCGTGCCGGTCTTGTCGGAGCACAGGACATCCGTCGTTCCCGCTTCGTCCACCGCGGACAGGCGGGTCGGAAGAACGCCCAACTTTGCCAAGGCGCGCGCGCCGAGCGCCGCGGCCAGGGTGAACGTGGCCGGCAGCGCAACCGGTATCGTCGCCAGGACCGCCGTCAGGACGAGGGGGATGATCTCCGCCAGCGGCATCTTGAGAAAGTAGGCATAGGCGACGAGCGCCACGATGACGACGCTGTTGAATGCGGCAAGATTGCGCACCACGCGCAGAACCGCCTTCTGCTGGGAGCTCACGACATGAGCGGTGCGGACCAGTTCCGCAGTGCGGCCGAACTT is drawn from Vicinamibacterales bacterium and contains these coding sequences:
- a CDS encoding HAD-IC family P-type ATPase; this translates as MNDQEHATPDGPALKPGLAPDAKPDAKPAGAAKDHPSNGLTSDEARRLLAKFGPNTMPDTSVHPLRMALEKFWAPVPWMLEAAIVLELVVGKHVEAAIIAGLLVFNAVLGLFQESRAQATLTALKSRLALNASARRDGAWKTVPAVELVPGDAVKLSLGGVVAADVHITGGEVLLDQSMLTGESVPIEAGAGVQTFAGALVRRGEAVAEVTATGVRTKFGRTAELVRTAHVVSSQQKAVLRVVRNLAAFNSVVIVALVAYAYFLKMPLAEIIPLVLTAVLATIPVALPATFTLAAALGARALAKLGVLPTRLSAVDEAGTTDVLCSDKTGTLTQNALTVTTVHPMPGFDEAHVLALAALASADGGQDPVDAAIRAAAASKGVSDAPTLVKFEPFDPAKKTSEASATDSTGAAQRIVKGAFAVVTGLAQPSPTAAATADELERQGFRVLAVAAGPQTAMKLAGLIALSDPPRSDAGALIAELHELGVRTVMVTGDAPATAAIVAHAVGLDGAVFPPGPIPDSVHPEQFAVFAGVLPEDKYKLVKAFQKANHTVGMCGDGANDAPALRQAQIGIAVSTATDVAKSAAGMVLTEPGLAGIVAAVKEGRITFQRILTYTLNAIVKKIVTVLFLIAGLIMTGHAILTPLLMVIVMITGDFLSMSLTTDKVRPSPKPSVWRIGSLTMAGVTMGVCLLAFCTG